In one window of Helianthus annuus cultivar XRQ/B chromosome 17, HanXRQr2.0-SUNRISE, whole genome shotgun sequence DNA:
- the LOC110921397 gene encoding auxin-responsive protein SAUR20, with protein MAIRMPRIIQARQILKRSLSNGGSTPASMDIPKGYFAIYVGEQEKKRFVVPVSILSEPRFQELLHQSEQEFGYNHPMGGITIPCSEDVFTDLASRFGAF; from the coding sequence ATGGCCATCCGTATGCCTCGTATCATTCAAGCAAGACAAATTCTCAAACGATCCCTCTCTAATGGTGGCAGCACTCCCGCATCTATGGATATCCCCAAAGGCTATTTTGCCATTTATGTTGGGGAACAAGAGAAGAAGCGGTTTGTAGTCCCTGTATCAATATTAAGCGAGCCTAGATTTCAAGAGTTACTGCATCAGTCAGAGCAAGAGTTTGGATACAACCATCCCATGGGCGGGATCACGATACCATGTAGTGAAGACGTATTCACCGATCTCGCTTCTCGTTTTGGAGCATTTTGA
- the LOC110921867 gene encoding auxin-responsive protein SAUR20, which yields MAIRMPRIIQARQILKRSPSNGGSTPASMDIPKGYFAIYVGEQEKKRFVVPVSILSEPRFQELLYQSEQEFGYNHPMGGITIPCSEDVFTDLASRFGAF from the coding sequence ATGGCCATCCGTATGCCTCGTATCATTCAAGCAAGACAAATTCTCAAACGATCCCCCTCTAATGGTGGCAGTACTCCCGCATCTATGGATATCCCCAAAGGCTATTTTGCCATTTATGTTGGGGAACAAGAGAAGAAGCGGTTTGTAGTCCCTGTATCAATATTAAGTGAGCCTAGATTTCAAGAGTTACTGTATCAGTCAGAACAAGAGTTTGGATACAACCATCCCATGGGCGGGATCACCATACCATGTAGTGAAGACGTATTCACCGATCTCGCTTCTCGTTTTGGAGCATTTTGA